The Plectropomus leopardus isolate mb chromosome 22, YSFRI_Pleo_2.0, whole genome shotgun sequence genome includes a window with the following:
- the LOC121961645 gene encoding E3 ubiquitin-protein ligase TRIM35-like, producing the protein MAGRRSLPEVDLSCPICCEIFRDPVVLKCSHSFCAPCLQQYWSGGARSRDCPLCRTQSVDEPVPSLTLKNLCESYIQDSEGVEETPGELYCDPGEMCPLHGERLKLFCVPDKEPICVVCHTSRRHKQHDCCPISEAVIDVKEKMKSVLSSLQEKRDAFDKMKKNYEDTVACIQVQARFVERRTREEFAKLHSFLEAEEEARMEALRGEEEQKSRAIMQKIEEITRSITSVSESIRVLEEEIALEGISVLQKCKGTLARANSPVEDPVMAPGALIDVAKYLGSLNFHVWEKMHKIVKYTPVTLDPNTAAPWLVLSDDLTSVSDSDEKQKLPDNPERFDPDTGVLGRESFTSGKHAWDVNVGDNTAWVVGVAKESVQRKEKVASVLKNGYLSVYFYHKMYFAGTSPLTRLNLKRNPQRVRVQLDCDKGRVSFYDPHDDTHIYTFKHVDTEKVFPYFWVGCQQCPLTVEPLEVSLKAVEYF; encoded by the exons ATGGCAGGCAGGCGCTCGCTCCCAGAGGTGGACCTCTCCTGTCCCATCTGCTGCGAAATCTTCAGGGACCCGGTGGTCCTCAAGTGCAGCCACAGCTTCTGTGCACCCTGTCTGCAGCAGTACTGGAGTGGAGGAGCACGCAGCCGAGACTGTCCTCTGTGCAGGACCCAGAGTGTGGACGAACCGGTGCCCAGTCTCACCCTGAAGAACCTGTGTGAGTCTTACATCCAGGATAGCGAGGGCGTGGAGGAAACGCCCGGGGAGCTGTACTGTGACCCGGGGGAGATGTGCCCTCTTCACGGGGAGAGGCTGAAGCTTTTCTGCGTGCCGGACAAGGAGCCGATCTGTGTGGTCTGCCACACCTCGAGGAGGCACAAACAGCATGATTGTTGCCCCATCAGCGAGGCTGTCATAGACGTGAAG GAGAAAATGAAGTCTGTCCTCAGCTCTCTGCAGGAGAAGAGGGACGCttttgacaaaatgaagaaaaactaCGAGGATACTGTGGCATGCATTCAG GTCCAGGCTCGATTTGTGGAGAGGCGGACCCGAGAGGAGTTTGCAAAACTTCACAGCTTCCTTGAAGCCGAGGAGGAGGCCAGGATGGAGGCGCTGAGGGGGGAGGAAGAGCAGAAGAGTCGAGCAATTATGCAAAAGATCGAAGAAATTACGAGAAGTATTACGTCTGTGTCCGAATCCATCAGAGTTTTAGAGGAGGAGATAGCTTTGGAGGGCATTTCTGTCCTTCAA aaatGCAAGGGGACATTGGCAAG AGCTAACAGCCCAGTGGAAGATCCAGTTATGGCTCCAGGAGCACTCATAGATGTGGCCAAATATCTGGGCTCTCTGAACTTCCATGTGTGGGAGAAGATGCATAAAATTGTCAAATACA CCCCAGTGACTCTGGACCCTAACACCGCCGCCCCGTGGCTCGTCCTGTCAGACGACCTCACCTCCGTCTCTGACAGTGATGAGAAGCAGAAGCTGCCCGACAACCCGGAGAGGTTTGACCCCGACACCGGTGTGCTGGGCCGCGAGAGCTTCACCTCAGGCAAGCACGCCTGGGATGTCAACGTGGGGGATAACACGGCGTGGGTCGTTGGCGTGGCCAAAGAATCAGTCcagaggaaagagaaagtggCCTCTGTGCTGAAGAACGGCTACCTGAGTGTGTacttttatcacaaaatgtaCTTTGCAGGCACCTCTCCTTTAACAAGGCTGAACTTGAAGAGGAACCCGCAGCGGGTCAGAGTGCAGCTGGATTGTGATAAAGGCAGGGTGTCTTTTTACGACCCACACGACGACACGCACATCTACACCTTCAAGCATGTCGACACTGAGAAGGTCTTCCCGTATTTCTGGGTGGGCTGTCAGCAGTGTCCTCTGACGGTGGAGCCGCTGGAGGTTTCTCTGAAAGCTGTTGAATATTTCTGA
- the LOC121961643 gene encoding protein mono-ADP-ribosyltransferase TIPARP-like isoform X2, with the protein MPNVSSSRGAKRKLALGVILEPQSKSSKSTFLSPNLILLEIPPDTNTSLPVWDAIRSQQADIAWTVNPYSVSVHFTPVTSTQGKNTNSTQSQSTPSATQSSAPSSAIPQPQMAIQSIPQLHGASQNASVLLTLSQNSIQAVPTPGQLIPQNPAASLIVSLPLIITQPQPALQPAKTPVIQTPPATPTKPQTLAKVPASSPFHTKSSSDVQICDDFLLGLCQAGKKCKMHHTPYPFHWQLRSVISHQWIDFPPHSQVLMEKMFCNVSREIVYIRDGHDRNSLSFESMEFDDQSKYDKVRRLANSDSHIRSPHFPSKWIFYWWNNQDWEEYNKDASALLLKSLSKKEPECTLTIGSQRYKVDFIDMQQTNVTTGFEREIRWRPAYRSLDSIQPHLQTGVQTDSTQPATDPPAANFNVDPLKEFSSWYPPVWCPSPEQDYSLVDVPAGTEAYRSVHNLFCESLPETRVDIISIQQVQNLLHWDKYQRHKAYMQKQHAKLREPLERHLFHGTSKEASEDICHNNLDPRLAGVNGTSHGFGTYFASTASFSHTFSSMAGPGKVRHMFLAKVLVGKVCLGRKNYHRPPPLSPKTKKFCLYDTCVDNVDEPTMFVVFDSCQCYPYYLIKYKDLPREVEI; encoded by the exons ATGCCGAACGTTTCATCCAGCAGAGGGGCAAAGAGAAAGCTGGCACTCGGGGTTATTTTAGAGCCACAGTCCAAATCTTCCAAAAGCACATTTCTGAGCCCGAATCTGATCCTGCTGGAAATCCCTCCTGACACCAACACCAGCCTCCCAGTGTGGGACGCCATAAGATCCCAGCAGGCCGACATCGCCTGGACCGTTAACCCCTACAGCGTCAGTGTTCATTTCACCCCTGTGACCTCAACGCAGGGGAAGAATACAAACTCCACCCAAAGTCAAAGCACTCCCAGCGCAACACAGAGCTCAGCGCCTTCATCTGCAATCCCACAGCCTCAGATGGCGATCCAGTCCATCCCTCAGCTGCATGGTGCCTCCCAGAACGCCTCCGTCCTGCTCACGCTTTCCCAAAACAGCATCCAGGCAGTGCCAACTCCAGGTCAGCTCATACCTCAAAACCCAGCTGCCTCCCTCATCGTCTCCCTGCCGCTCATCATCACCCAACCACAGCCTGCTCTTCAAcctgccaaaacacccgtcATCCAGACCCCACCAGCCACCCCCACCAAGCCGCAAACCCTGGCCAAAGTGCCCGCCTCCTCCCCATTCCACACAAAGAGCTCCTCTGACGTCCAGATCTGTGACGACTTCCTCCTGGGTTTGTGTCAGGCGGGGAAAAAGTGCAAGATGCATCACACTCCCTACCCGTTTCACTGGCAGCTGCGGAGTGTGATCTCCCACCAGTGGATCGACTTCCCCCCTCACTCTCAGGTTTTAATGGAGAAGATGTTCTGCAATGTCAGCCGAGAGATTGTTTATATCCGGGATGG ACATGACCGCAACTCTCTGAGCTTTGAGTCGATGGAATTTGACGACCAATCAAAGTATGATAAAGTTAGACGACTAGCTAACTCTGACAGTCACATCAGGAGCCCTCACTTCCCCAGTAAATGGATATTCTACTGGTGGAACAACCAGGACTGGGAGGAATACAATAAG GATGCATCAGCCTTGCTGCTAAAAAGTTTGAGCAAAAAGGAGCCAGAGTGTACCCTCACCATCGGCTCACAGCGGTACAAGGTGGACTTCATCGACATGCAACAAACCAACGTCACCACAGGGTTCGAGAGAGAGATTCGCTGGAGACCCGCCTACCGCTCCCTTGATTCCATACAGCCTCACCTGCA GACAGGAGTCCAAACCGACTCCACCCAGCCTGCCACTGATCCTCCAGCAGCAAACTTCAACGTGGACCCTCTGAAGGAGTTCAGCTCCTGGTATCCTCCAGTGTGGTGTCCGTCCCCAGAGCAGGACTACAGTCTGGTGGATGTTCCTGCAGGGACAGAGGCGTACCGCAGTGTCCATAACCTGTTCTGTGAGAGTCTGCCGGAGACCAGAGTGGACATCATCAGCATCCAGCAGGTCCAGAATCTCCTCCACTGGGACAAATACCAAAG GCACAAAGCGTACATGCAGAAGCAGCACGCCAAGTTGAGGGAGCCTCTGGAGAGACATCTCTTCCACGGGACATCCAAAGAGGCTTCAGAAGACATCTGCCACAACAACCTCGACCCCCGTTTGGCCGGAGTCAACGGGACGTCCCACGGCTTCGGCACCTACTTTGCCAGCACCGCCTCCTTCTCCCACACCTTCTCCTCCATGGCGGGGCCAGGCAAGGTCCGCCACATGTTTCTGGCCAAAGTCCTGGTGGGAAAAGTGTGTCTTGGTAGAAAAAACTACCACCGGCCGCCGCCGCTCAGCCCCAAGACGAAGAAGTTTTGTCTCTATGACACGTGCGTGGATAATGTGGACGAACCCACAATGTTTGTAGTTTTTGACAGCTGTCAGTGCTACCCGTACTACCTCATCAAGTACAAAGACCTGCCCAGAGAGGTCGAGATTTGA
- the LOC121961643 gene encoding protein mono-ADP-ribosyltransferase TIPARP-like isoform X1 codes for MSLSKMPNVSSSRGAKRKLALGVILEPQSKSSKSTFLSPNLILLEIPPDTNTSLPVWDAIRSQQADIAWTVNPYSVSVHFTPVTSTQGKNTNSTQSQSTPSATQSSAPSSAIPQPQMAIQSIPQLHGASQNASVLLTLSQNSIQAVPTPGQLIPQNPAASLIVSLPLIITQPQPALQPAKTPVIQTPPATPTKPQTLAKVPASSPFHTKSSSDVQICDDFLLGLCQAGKKCKMHHTPYPFHWQLRSVISHQWIDFPPHSQVLMEKMFCNVSREIVYIRDGHDRNSLSFESMEFDDQSKYDKVRRLANSDSHIRSPHFPSKWIFYWWNNQDWEEYNKDASALLLKSLSKKEPECTLTIGSQRYKVDFIDMQQTNVTTGFEREIRWRPAYRSLDSIQPHLQTGVQTDSTQPATDPPAANFNVDPLKEFSSWYPPVWCPSPEQDYSLVDVPAGTEAYRSVHNLFCESLPETRVDIISIQQVQNLLHWDKYQRHKAYMQKQHAKLREPLERHLFHGTSKEASEDICHNNLDPRLAGVNGTSHGFGTYFASTASFSHTFSSMAGPGKVRHMFLAKVLVGKVCLGRKNYHRPPPLSPKTKKFCLYDTCVDNVDEPTMFVVFDSCQCYPYYLIKYKDLPREVEI; via the exons ATGT CTCTATCCAAGATGCCGAACGTTTCATCCAGCAGAGGGGCAAAGAGAAAGCTGGCACTCGGGGTTATTTTAGAGCCACAGTCCAAATCTTCCAAAAGCACATTTCTGAGCCCGAATCTGATCCTGCTGGAAATCCCTCCTGACACCAACACCAGCCTCCCAGTGTGGGACGCCATAAGATCCCAGCAGGCCGACATCGCCTGGACCGTTAACCCCTACAGCGTCAGTGTTCATTTCACCCCTGTGACCTCAACGCAGGGGAAGAATACAAACTCCACCCAAAGTCAAAGCACTCCCAGCGCAACACAGAGCTCAGCGCCTTCATCTGCAATCCCACAGCCTCAGATGGCGATCCAGTCCATCCCTCAGCTGCATGGTGCCTCCCAGAACGCCTCCGTCCTGCTCACGCTTTCCCAAAACAGCATCCAGGCAGTGCCAACTCCAGGTCAGCTCATACCTCAAAACCCAGCTGCCTCCCTCATCGTCTCCCTGCCGCTCATCATCACCCAACCACAGCCTGCTCTTCAAcctgccaaaacacccgtcATCCAGACCCCACCAGCCACCCCCACCAAGCCGCAAACCCTGGCCAAAGTGCCCGCCTCCTCCCCATTCCACACAAAGAGCTCCTCTGACGTCCAGATCTGTGACGACTTCCTCCTGGGTTTGTGTCAGGCGGGGAAAAAGTGCAAGATGCATCACACTCCCTACCCGTTTCACTGGCAGCTGCGGAGTGTGATCTCCCACCAGTGGATCGACTTCCCCCCTCACTCTCAGGTTTTAATGGAGAAGATGTTCTGCAATGTCAGCCGAGAGATTGTTTATATCCGGGATGG ACATGACCGCAACTCTCTGAGCTTTGAGTCGATGGAATTTGACGACCAATCAAAGTATGATAAAGTTAGACGACTAGCTAACTCTGACAGTCACATCAGGAGCCCTCACTTCCCCAGTAAATGGATATTCTACTGGTGGAACAACCAGGACTGGGAGGAATACAATAAG GATGCATCAGCCTTGCTGCTAAAAAGTTTGAGCAAAAAGGAGCCAGAGTGTACCCTCACCATCGGCTCACAGCGGTACAAGGTGGACTTCATCGACATGCAACAAACCAACGTCACCACAGGGTTCGAGAGAGAGATTCGCTGGAGACCCGCCTACCGCTCCCTTGATTCCATACAGCCTCACCTGCA GACAGGAGTCCAAACCGACTCCACCCAGCCTGCCACTGATCCTCCAGCAGCAAACTTCAACGTGGACCCTCTGAAGGAGTTCAGCTCCTGGTATCCTCCAGTGTGGTGTCCGTCCCCAGAGCAGGACTACAGTCTGGTGGATGTTCCTGCAGGGACAGAGGCGTACCGCAGTGTCCATAACCTGTTCTGTGAGAGTCTGCCGGAGACCAGAGTGGACATCATCAGCATCCAGCAGGTCCAGAATCTCCTCCACTGGGACAAATACCAAAG GCACAAAGCGTACATGCAGAAGCAGCACGCCAAGTTGAGGGAGCCTCTGGAGAGACATCTCTTCCACGGGACATCCAAAGAGGCTTCAGAAGACATCTGCCACAACAACCTCGACCCCCGTTTGGCCGGAGTCAACGGGACGTCCCACGGCTTCGGCACCTACTTTGCCAGCACCGCCTCCTTCTCCCACACCTTCTCCTCCATGGCGGGGCCAGGCAAGGTCCGCCACATGTTTCTGGCCAAAGTCCTGGTGGGAAAAGTGTGTCTTGGTAGAAAAAACTACCACCGGCCGCCGCCGCTCAGCCCCAAGACGAAGAAGTTTTGTCTCTATGACACGTGCGTGGATAATGTGGACGAACCCACAATGTTTGTAGTTTTTGACAGCTGTCAGTGCTACCCGTACTACCTCATCAAGTACAAAGACCTGCCCAGAGAGGTCGAGATTTGA